The genomic segment AAGGACTTGCTGAGCGTGAGAGCAATGGCTTATTATGAAAAGTTGAAGGAGAAGTGGGTGGATGGTGTTGAGTTGGTTATGTCTCATGGTATGGATCATGTCTTCCATTTGGATGAACCTGGTTGTGATCAACCTGCTGTGTTGACTAACAAAGTTATGGCCTTTCTTTCTTCATGATTTgggggtttttcttttttatgtttaaaaaatattttaataaatgtaggaacttaatgatatatttttttttgtgtcctCTTGCAAATTCCTGGAAATAAATGTATTCTCAGTATTGAATGCCAATCTTGGGGATGATTTCTGTTGTTTTTGCATATAAAATAGAGAGGATTTGTTTgtggtttttcttgtttgtcctttttttaaaaaaataaatcttatttaAGGAGTAAGGTTAAATGGTTTgaaattaaatactaaaaattatttttatattattgccTGGACGTGATGTGTGAATGAATCAAAATGAGTCCGGTTCCTATAGGTTAGTGATGTTATacaatcatgattttttttccttttcaatttaGGGTGTTCTATAAAAAGGTAGTTGCAGTGTTATGGCCTAGCAGAGAAATGAGCTTatgaggttaaaaaaaaaacagagagagagagatagtgAGCTTATGAACTTATAACAATAATCAAGTTTGGAATAATACATATTGCAAATAAATGATAACTAATATCTAAATGACAAGATATAAAATGATAGGTTAGTActcatttgataaaaaaatcagtTGAGCATCTTTGAAAATCCAATCCTTTTGAACAGATAAGATATAAAATGATAGCTTAGTTTAAGCATATTTGAAAATCCagtcatttttatttgaattcatgTGTGCAGGTCTCACTTTTGGATGAAGATAAGACACAATTATTGACTTTGGGACTATAGAATTGATGCTACACTGCCATCTGTTAGCATTTCCATATTCATTGGatttatattaactttttatgTACTCTTATACagtaaattagataaaaaaaaaattatcctttgGTTATAAAAGTATGTAAGTATATGATGCATTGTGTAACAAGATCCATCTTTTtactctaaaataaaatttacgtATAGGTTGATAGATTGAGATTATCTGCAATCAAGtatattttatacttacaaaCTTTCATATGTCTTGCATTAtagatttcttttaatttaaataaattacttgatatttatttcattatgtttgttttatagTATTGAGACCAATTTAAATTCACAATAATAACTTAATAGAATTATAATGACTAAATACGGTCAAATGAACAACATGTAGTGTTTAATTTCATTAGTAATTTCCAAATTGTTTATTAAGACTTGAAATAGAGATATGATCTAAGGTTGTTTTTTCCCACATATTAGATTTAGAtttaagtgaaaaaaaagaaaagaataaaattaggAAAAGTTGGatagttgttttatttatttactaaaaaacctatttattttcctttcatgTTTAAATGGGAACAATTCACTTTTACGAATTGGaaattatgtatgtttttaaataaaactttccATATCTCTTGCAATactaagtaatataatataaatcaatgatAGGATGGTAGAGAACATCCCTTTTTTCCCAACATAATTTCCATATTTTAAAAGGGcttaagtattaaaaaaaagtataaaaaaataattttaagaattattttgCTATGGAATTGATCAATAAGGAAAGtttcaacctttttttttaataaaaatacatgcttaaaagatttttttttaaaaatagttttaaagaaAATCTTTTTTATCAATGGATTATGTTTAGcttaattaatatcaaatagaattataatttcaattccatttttaaagttaataaatatttttaaaaacttaattattttggtATGAAAATCAACATATTCTTAATATCTTGCAGATATACTTCTCATactgaaaataatttaaaaaaattgacatgaacaatgatattttttctctcaaaattgatattatctttgtaatattttgttttgaatatattcAACCCGCAGCATTAGCTCGGGTATTTAATTTAGTATATCATTAATCACAAGTTCAAAGCGTTTAAAAGTCCCCTTATTGacggttttaaaaaataataataattattttatatttatataacctGAAATCCTTATTTGAAAGTTTGAAACATAaactaaaattatttgaaaaataaacaaaaattaaaaataaaaaattatgtgttACTATGTGAGAAATCGTCAAAAGCATAGAAATTGGTTTTGGCGCGTTTTAAAAGTCCGCATATCAAACATGGGGAGTAGTTAAAATGTAACATCCAACAAAGCCACGTCCCATGCAAGAAAACCCTTATAAATAGCCCTCCCTTCCACTCTGCAGCTCCACATCCCTTGCTTCTACTTGTGCTAGCTACTACTACTACATCCACAATGGCTAAGAACACAAAGCTTTTGGTTCTTGGCTTCATGCTTCTCGTAGCCATAAGTCTGTCCTCGGCGGCGAGGACCTTGAATGAGGAATATGGCGGAGGATATGGAGGTGGTGGAGAAGGACATGGTGGTGGAGGATATGGGAAGGGAGGTGGGGGTGGAGGTGGATATGGGAAGGGAGGTGGCGTaggtggtggtggaggatatGGGAAGGGAGGCGGAGGTAAAGGTGGACATGGTGGTGGAGGATATGGAAagggaggtggaggtggaggtggaggtggacaTGGAcatggtggaggtggtggtggaggatatGGACATGGTGGCGGAGGAGGTGGAGGATATGGACATGGTGGCGGAGGACATGGAGGATATGGACAGGGTGGTGGAGGAGGACatggaggtggaggtggggGTGGACATGGGGGTGGACATGGACATCCTTAGAGGAAGGATGAGTAGATCCATGGATGAGGAAAAACACTAGAGTGAGGATGAGCAGCTCCATGGATTGATATATCTATGTTTGAGCACTGGTTGTGTAATAATATTATGTGAGTATCATTATGTACTATCCATGATAAATAAAACTACTGCTCTTAtgcttgctttatttatttgtctatttATTGATCTCCATTATTTATCTCCATATTCTATCAAGTGcttttctcatttatttctgaattttgttaataataaataaataaattttatttattaaaagataaatattagaaattacAAATTGTAATGAATAAAGAAAATgacaaaagagaagaacaacTAAAAACTGCTTATGTGCACCTACTTGTTTTCatgaagtttatattttttaaaaaaaaccccaaacccAATCAAATAGTTCCAAATGGCATGGAAGGGATTTAAGGGGATCAACTTTATATAATGTATAACTATAATGCTGCACAAAAGATTTCTATATtacttgtattaaaaaaatcttatgttttttctcctGTATAAGGGTGCGAAAAGTcaaagataaatcacacaaaatcTACTTTACAGGTTGTAAAGTTCAATGAATTTCACATAAATGTACGATTCTAGAAGAGAAGGATCAACAATTGTGGCTTAATTATACTCTCATGCAAGCCAGCCcctatccaaaaaaaaaaaacacctagGACATTAATATGTTATCATAATATGTAAATGATGATCTGGATTTTTTGGTAGGAAGGGAAAACAAAATCCAAGCAAAGATCTCTTGCCAATTATGTTACAAATCTAGAGACAGCTAGACACAACTACATATGAAGCAGAAGGGGAATATTATTCAAACGGCGGGATCGGTGGCACGCTTGAGAGCGTAGGGGGCGGAGGAGGCAGCGTCATTGAGGGGTAGGGTTAgggttacaaaaaaaacaatcaCTGATAAAACCCTCTCGATTTGATGGTATACTGATCCTCAAGAATAGAGAAATAGGTGTCAGGCAGTGTTCCTAACATTATATTGCTGTCGGCTTTTAATTGGCCAATTGACTAACAACGGGGAATCGGGAAGAATGGTTTTACTTTCTTTGCAAAACCTAAAATAATCTGGCGGGATAAATTAATGCAAAGTAATGCCCGGGTATGCTCACTCGAGGGGTGTTCCTCATATTATATTGTTGTCGGCTTCTCATTGGCGCGTTGACTAATAATGGGGAATCGGGAAGGATGTTAAAGTGGTCCAGCAGAGGTATTGATGATAGAGGAGATTGTCATGCTTTGGTTTAAGCAAATTCattaaaaagacaaaacacTCAACCAATAAGGAATGATCAAATGTGCAACAAAGACAAACTCTTAAGGAATAGTGATTTTGAGTCACTATTTATTCCAATTTTcagatacatacatatatatatatatatatatatatatatatatatatatatgtatgtattaatatatgcttttgatttgacAAATGCATGTATATAAAACATGATGGTATGATGAAGATGGAGGAGATGATAGAAGAGAGAGAGCATTGTTAATCAACTATGGTGAAATAATCATTCCATGTTGTCTTAATTGTGCTCTCTGCTCTATCTGTCATCATTATCATATCACTTTCCTTCtctgtctctctttctttctaacACTCTatctccttcttttttttaaggtttCATTATTTACATATTTCTATTAAACTTTACTATATAgttcaaacaaatatatttaaagataaatttgtTATACTTATGGTTCAAGTGCTAAGGTAACAATGGTGTAATgctttttgcatttcttttcttgttttttaagggaatgtttttgtttcagaattatttacaaaattattcatattgttATTGTTTGGATTTGTGTAGACATGCACTTGAATTAATGCTTTTCAGATATCTTTATCCAGAATCTTAGGcatgcttttctttttatgatGTTCGCTCTCAGGAGGTGTATTTAGTAAATgcattttttcctttatttattttttccttttgctaagatttgattttgatttttgattctCTCAATAaattattctatgtttttttttgtttatatatatatatatatatatatatacatccatttCTAATAACTTAGGTTGGGAGTTTGGAATTGTGGCAATCTTTCTTCTCTAGTTTgttacaacattttttttttcattatttaggtttatttttttttgttttctttatgtatttttctcCAATGTTTATTGCTTTTCCTTTGTCTTCAATTTGCTTTCTCAAATTCTTAatgatcattatttttattatgttagaATGGGAGAGAAGTCTTGTAACTATTTTCTTGGAGTTATCCCTCaatatattattgaagaaaTCGTTGCATATATCGCTTCAACATCTTTTACATCTCTTCATGATCTGAAAATGTTACGTGCCTGGTAATGTCATTGATTATTCATAGCATTAAGCTAATTGCATTatgaatacatatatttatatatatatatttatttatttatttatttgcagttGTGAAAGTTTTTGTGCAGCAATGAAAAGCCGTAAAGTTGGCCAGTTTATGTGagttgataatttatgatttattgacATGAAGGagtacattattttttttcaaaattgtgGCCGGAGAGACAACTTGGAAGCTCTTTTGGTGCTTGGATTGGTGAAAAccttatcattcatttttttcgtGTTAGATAAGTTAAACTGGGCTAAAAAGTaattgaagatataaattaaaatcaatttctcaacttggtcttccaaatatataattttttttttgaaaaaaaacccaGACCCAATCATATTGCTCCAAATGGCATGTCAAGGCTCTTAGGGGATCAactttatataatgtatatatttcaCATGTGAATTGGTGGGATGATAATTTTACATATCATGCTCATGTTAAGTAACATGTTGGCATATCATGTTTGAATTAGCCTTAGTGGGTTTGGATAATTgatacttgtatatatatatatatattacgtcATCCAATTCGACCAAACCGGGTCATTCGGTCCAACCAATTGACCCATGACCCGGTTGTTTGTCTGGTTCACTTTCCGGTCCGGTTCTAAAggcaactaaaaaaaattcaaaataattttgaaaaaaatgtcttgcattaaattcatttatctatctatttatgctatttatattttttttaatgtaataaataaatacctgtgtaattttttaattttttttattggagttGTCGTTCACTCATTTATTTATAACCATTGAGACGTACCTAAGCATTACCTTTTGGTCTCAAACTTTAAGGCGTTAATTTTATGCTCATTATGTTTGTCATGAAAAAGTCACAAGTTCATGGCTTCTTgtctatattttttgttattaaactaAAGCGCGCTTCCAATCATTTATGTAAACTAcatttcaatatttaataatgaCAATTGAGAACTGGTTAAGACTAACGTGTTTTACTTAATATTAAATGTCTATTGAGAACTTTATTGCAGgcacaaaatacacaaaaatattttgttataattaattaacatccAACACCTATACATGTATATatcttatttatgtattataaCAAGCCACTATGAATCATTGAATGAGTTGGTTAGAGCATCACTTTAAACATGGAGAGGTCACGAGTTTAAACCCCTAGAGATGCTAGGCGGTTATGAGTTGCATGCAACCCAGCGGGTTTTGCTAGGACAGTTCTGGCTCGGGCCATATGTCAGCATGTGCCCTCTCTAGTTATATGTTGTTTTTGAGATTTGGCCACGATTGGTGGTTTACTTATgtcatatattcatcaattaattgttcttttggcttgatttaaaatagaaataaatcatCTCTAATATGATATTTCCTAACATAATACATGATATCTTTAATTACTAGCATAGAAAATACTAAGGCAGTTAAACCCAGCTCAAGCATTGACTCGGTCAAACTCAGGGTCGATGGGTTCAACCGAGGTTGAACTgagattaataataaaatattaaaaaatttattataattaataacaataataataaaataatataacctatgtcaataattgaaaaacacaattagttatatatatatatatatatatatatgtgatatttaaaattttaattttatatattttttaatttttaaaatatctgaaatataattaaatttaatatttaaatttttactgtcattgatttttaaaaatataaaatatattagacAAAAAGCATAGGGGTTATCATGCTCCTCGCCCAACACTTCTCCTAGGACGCGGCTCACACACTTTCTCcttatctctctctttttctctttttctctttttcttgtgcTCCTCCCTCATTTTCTCTACCCTCACTTCCTCTAGCCAGGCATTCTCACCGCTGCATTTATCCTTTTCACTTCCTCTCCTCCCATGTTTTAATTACCTTAATTTATTCTCTGTTCTCTTGaaagaaaattacttttttaacCCTTTAAAATCGGCTGAGTCAACCAATTCCCAAGTAAACCGGTCGGCGGGCCTAATTAACCTATTTTTTTGTCCGATGCAAAAACGAGTCAAAATATAGAACCGAGGtcaactgtagcaacagtagttttactgttgaagagcatgcttgtacttaataagtttggtaattgtcatgttagctacatgacaattaggtatgtGTCTTGTCTGTAATAGTGTCCAACCATGGTTAAGTTAGCTAACCATGAGTTTAGTTGCTTGAGGGTTAAgtctcttggagcctatataaggcaccCTTGTGTTGTAAGGAGAGGAATCACCTCTTGGGCATTATAGTCCTAGcatcatcctcatccttgtATCCACCCATCCTAAGTAttatgcaataaagaagtccctcatttgaatacatctcttgTCTCTTCCCTCTTGCCTCCATCTCTCATGCTCCCTCCTCTCTAAACTCTCTTTAGTAAGCTTCCGCactaaccgttacttcaccccggatgaaccccccggagtaagttgaacggcatccccaacatcctCATCGTCATCCAGACGACGGCGCTGCTGCTGTAGgatctagtggtatcagagctacagTAACCTTCCTCGAAAACCTCAAGGTAATGTTTACCATGCAGGGGTAAAACCCTTAACAGGgtccccaacatgtagatagtaagttttaCCTTGGTATTAtagcttttatttgatccatgaacccatatctaaaaatctaaaaaatgagttttgtacagatcttcgaaaaatatttttgagctTAAAAGATGTATCTTTTATATAAAGAGTTTTTCTAACTAATCTAAGAGTAAGACAAACTGTAGAGCACCAAACAGTACCCGCCAGAGGACAGGAGGTCCGTTTAGGGGAAAAGgagtgtggaggtaagtctGGACTCTGAAAGTTGGAAAGATGAACTCtcatatattaaaagataatcaagatgatctcaaaaaattatacttccgagtaattatgcaaagtggaaCACTCAGGCTTTGGAAACTGGAGACTCTACAAGGATCGCCCAAGTACTAGAGGGAAAAGGTCAGTAGGTCCTAAGACGGTAAGGTTGAATGAGCCGACATGAGAATGTCCATGGTGAAAAggagtttaattttaaaaacccacaaaaaactaaaaaaccaacaaaaaccaaaaacatgtttttacttacaataattatggatcaaatagGGTTatttaccaagtttaacttctatcatattacatgttgtggatcttgttacTGCATAAGTATTCTCTCTTATTTATTTCAAGTTATTCCAAAGtagtattaaaattaaaattttattttactgcaaagtagtagtaattttatattttctgcaaatcttatttcagttcaatctaaaaacaaaaattaatcaaagtatAACAACTATTATCttaaatcaacaaaagaaaatcaacttatcaatatatcaaacaaataatatcaacaaaaatattaaaaagaaagatattataaaataaatcaaactaaaGAAACAATGAATCAGATTCTTAAAGaaatattggaaaaaataatcataatacaagcaatatgtattacaataataatattaattatgataaatatcaTGGCAATattaagaaatttatatatcgtaaaatgaaaactaaaaagaatattaaaataaaaactaaaaagaatattaatcaaaagataaaaataataactaaaatattaatggtATTAAAAGTATCAATACAAATTATCAAAAACGTAATAGAAAGTTTAATATTAACAGActcataaaaactaaaaatggatgcaaaaatggatctaattattaaaaaattaaacaacctagaaacacaattattaaaattagaaatcaTCTTATCAAATCTAGATTATGTGaaaaatagcataaaagaaaaagaaaatcataaaattgaaatagaCAACCTATGCAATCaagttaaaaatattcaaattggaacaaatcaaaaaataagaaaaccaataacaccatttaaaatctggactaaagaagaattattaaaaccaccagaatatagattaaaattcCCAAGAAATGAAACATCTACTTGAAACAacagaatattataaaattgaattaattaaaataaggtATTATCCTTTAGAAGAACTAAATcaatataacttaaaagaaaaaattaaatatcaaaaatatatatggcttAATGAAGTAGAACAATATTTAACAGAAAAATTAAGAATCATAGAAAATGGaacagaagaagaacaaaaacaattgaaaaattggaaattaaaattaatacaaaaatttgacaaaatagAAGCAAATTATgtctaatttagaaaatttagatgaaaaaactatagtaaaaaatatagatcatATTAGAAGATTTTCTgtgtttaatcattttaaatttacaaaccaaattaataaacatcaaaaaagaaaagaagtaacttatacaattgaagaacatcaaaataaagcaagagaaataaatattaaattaatcacaggagaagaattatataaatatggaatattcgaaacaaaaacaaaaatttatgaacattatgatgaaatagaaatatGCTGTACAAgtaatgaaaaacaaatcatattagattTAATAACAGAAGAATCATACAACAAACTATTATATTCAGGATATACAATAATACATTTAGGCCTCTTAATGTTAGGAGTGATAAGATTACATAGAAAAGGATTAGGCACAAGAATTTTATTAAGCTTAGTGGACACAAGACAAATTCAAAATATGACTAAAGCAACAAT from the Dioscorea cayenensis subsp. rotundata cultivar TDr96_F1 unplaced genomic scaffold, TDr96_F1_v2_PseudoChromosome.rev07_lg8_w22 25.fasta BLBR01000219.1, whole genome shotgun sequence genome contains:
- the LOC120253828 gene encoding glycine-rich cell wall structural protein-like, whose amino-acid sequence is MAKNTKLLVLGFMLLVAISLSSAARTLNEEYGGGYGGGGEGHGGGGYGKGGGGGGGYGKGGGVGGGGGYGKGGGGKGGHGGGGYGKGGGGGGGGGHGHGGGGGGGYGHGGGGGGGYGHGGGGHGGYGQGGGGGHGGGGGGGHGGGHGHP